The Deinococcus koreensis genome window below encodes:
- a CDS encoding cupin domain-containing protein has protein sequence MTQTSRYKLSQRDTTHGPDGEHHLIRGETGSMRLWHREEPNEGKPETVNDYETLGYVIEGRAELVVDGQSIALQPGDSYCVPRGASHTYRITETLTAVEVTSPATDK, from the coding sequence ATGACCCAGACCAGCCGCTACAAGCTCAGCCAGCGAGACACGACCCACGGCCCCGACGGCGAGCACCACCTGATCCGCGGCGAGACCGGCTCCATGCGCCTGTGGCACCGCGAGGAACCGAACGAGGGCAAGCCCGAGACGGTCAACGACTACGAGACCCTGGGCTACGTCATCGAGGGCCGTGCCGAACTCGTCGTGGACGGCCAGAGCATCGCCCTGCAGCCCGGCGACTCGTACTGCGTGCCGCGCGGCGCCTCCCACACCTACCGCATCACCGAGACCCTGACCGCCGTGGAAGTCACCAGCCCGGCCACCGACAAATAA